One genomic region from Clostridium saccharobutylicum DSM 13864 encodes:
- a CDS encoding spore coat protein, with translation MSTILSNIVQNTTDISDEIIAGNMLASGKSAADAYLNATITSTTPELRALYSSSLNQVVGGHSALTELTVNKGWINPYNPPTQQLSDMVSKAEETVK, from the coding sequence ATGTCAACTATTTTAAGCAACATAGTTCAAAACACTACTGATATAAGTGATGAAATTATAGCAGGAAATATGCTTGCATCTGGTAAAAGTGCTGCAGATGCTTATCTAAATGCAACAATAACAAGTACAACACCAGAATTAAGAGCACTTTATTCATCTAGTCTTAATCAGGTGGTTGGTGGTCATTCAGCACTTACTGAGTTAACAGTAAATAAAGGTTGGATTAACCCATATAATCCACCTACTCAACAACTCTCAGATATGGTAAGTAAAGCTGAAGAAACAGTTAAATAG
- a CDS encoding galactose ABC transporter substrate-binding protein, with amino-acid sequence MKALKRILSLITIVFFISNLSINLNIRNIQTVFAQTKPAKVAVFLLDFTDDLISEIRQNLEEIQKQHPDEVQYTFYDAKSDESTQNAQIEKALNGGIFDLIILNIVNRGNAATVINRIKEFNLPVILFNREPLTPVSLQSYGKALYIGTDGKQAGALQGKMLIDAWNASNKDIDKNNDNIMQYVMLEGESDNTEAIERTKYSVSTIEKVGIKTQQVALAIADWREDLAYNAMKTIYEKYKDQIEIIIANDDSMAIGAVKALQEYGYNKGDLSKTIPIVGVDVTPDAKELIDKGEMLGSVYQLPKDYADALYATGMNMIAGKSPVENTKYTLDDTRVSIRLPQNKYYYRNMFTGENAIEGTSEDPN; translated from the coding sequence ATGAAAGCACTAAAAAGAATATTATCACTTATTACAATCGTATTCTTCATAAGTAATTTATCAATAAATCTTAATATAAGAAATATACAAACTGTATTTGCACAAACAAAACCTGCGAAAGTAGCTGTATTCTTGTTAGATTTTACAGATGACCTTATTTCAGAGATTCGTCAAAACTTAGAAGAGATTCAAAAGCAACATCCAGATGAAGTTCAATATACTTTTTATGATGCTAAATCAGATGAATCTACGCAAAATGCACAAATCGAAAAAGCTCTAAATGGAGGTATCTTTGATCTTATAATATTAAATATAGTTAATAGAGGTAATGCCGCAACAGTTATAAATAGAATCAAAGAATTCAACCTTCCTGTAATTTTATTCAATAGAGAACCACTTACACCAGTGTCTTTACAATCTTATGGCAAAGCACTTTATATAGGAACAGATGGAAAGCAAGCTGGTGCTCTCCAAGGAAAAATGCTTATTGATGCTTGGAATGCAAGCAATAAAGATATTGATAAAAATAATGATAATATAATGCAATATGTTATGTTAGAAGGTGAAAGTGATAATACTGAAGCAATAGAAAGAACAAAATATTCTGTTTCAACAATTGAAAAAGTTGGTATTAAAACACAACAAGTTGCACTTGCAATTGCTGACTGGCGTGAAGATTTAGCTTATAATGCTATGAAAACAATATATGAAAAATATAAGGATCAAATTGAAATTATAATAGCAAATGATGATTCAATGGCTATAGGTGCTGTTAAAGCATTGCAGGAATATGGCTATAATAAAGGAGACCTCTCAAAAACAATACCTATCGTTGGTGTTGATGTAACTCCAGATGCTAAGGAGCTTATAGATAAGGGAGAGATGCTTGGTTCAGTTTATCAATTACCAAAAGATTACGCAGATGCTTTGTATGCAACCGGAATGAACATGATTGCTGGAAAAAGCCCTGTTGAAAATACCAAATATACACTTGATGATACACGAGTTTCAATTCGTCTTCCTCAAAATAAGTATTATTATAGAAATATGTTTACTGGTGAGAATGCAATTGAAGGTACCAGTGAAGATCCTAACTAA
- a CDS encoding GNAT family N-acetyltransferase, with product MDIKVIKGNMNYINDCEDALVNSELGKRYFSKEGSARKSLEEGIIKGEIYIAIDNNNSCKGFIWIILNGAFHSFPYIHMIFVKSESRGNGIGKRLLNFAESFCCENYSKLFLVVGDFNSDARRLYERIGYFEIGDIPNLYRNGITECLMMKSIE from the coding sequence ATGGATATAAAAGTTATAAAAGGAAATATGAATTATATAAATGACTGTGAAGATGCATTAGTAAATTCGGAATTAGGGAAAAGATATTTTTCAAAAGAGGGAAGTGCCAGAAAATCATTAGAAGAGGGGATTATTAAAGGCGAAATATATATTGCAATAGATAATAATAATAGCTGTAAAGGATTTATATGGATTATTCTAAATGGAGCATTCCACTCTTTTCCTTATATACATATGATTTTTGTGAAAAGCGAAAGTCGTGGCAATGGTATAGGTAAAAGACTCTTGAATTTTGCAGAGAGTTTTTGCTGTGAAAATTATTCAAAGCTATTTTTAGTAGTAGGTGACTTTAATTCGGATGCAAGGAGATTGTATGAAAGAATAGGATATTTTGAAATAGGTGACATACCTAATTTGTATAGAAATGGCATAACAGAATGTCTGATGATGAAGTCAATAGAGTAA
- a CDS encoding PAS domain-containing sensor histidine kinase produces the protein MKNYLGVVVCENFVKEMKLIIQNNNIEDVIVVPFVSQCKRNNKNSNDLIQAIIKCEKKCGKIIVLGGACCKNLDKFFKTERYKIKRFKHCFEMIVNKDIVEYFINQKSYVVSSGWLENWRKNVEQMRAYKESGKMLFLDSARKITLLDTGIYENSMDKLQEFGEFVNLPYDYIPVGMDFASSLISNNILEWKLEAAKRKNIDLLAKNNSKLADQAIVFELLCELTYAVTEKEAIENVVNLFDLFYESERSVYIPFNDDNSIESSKELYDFDGECVWNDTKNGFILKIAYKNKVLGIMKIYGVEDVSKKEYYMNFAMIIGRVCGLSISNSRRYDRQKEVEKLLNQENEKTSCILSSINECVSVVDSEYKFIYNNCASRKILNVDKAVDRNIFDFIHPKHHENVLKTLKNLLCNKEEVCLREMELTPHNKESILVETSSRAIKYDGNWCILNVSRDITERKRAEELREKLIEQSKLLNETLEYDRLKNEFFANLSHELRTPLNVLYSTLQLLNITSTDENEERVKRYYNIMKQNCFRLLRLINNLIDATKIDSGFYKINLKNQDIISIIEDIVLSVVEYVNKNEIEIIFDTDLEERIMACDADKIERIILNLLSNAIKFTPSNGKIFLNIKNTEKTILVSVKDTGIGIPIEMQKNIFNRFVQVDKSLSRNREGSGIGLSLVKSLIELHGGSIWVESECNMGTEFIFELPVRILENQEYDIRDVSIANEDKIQRISIEFSDIYD, from the coding sequence ATGAAAAACTATTTAGGGGTAGTTGTTTGTGAAAATTTTGTTAAAGAAATGAAGCTTATAATACAAAATAATAATATAGAAGATGTTATTGTTGTACCATTTGTATCTCAATGTAAGAGAAATAATAAGAACAGTAATGATTTAATTCAAGCTATTATAAAATGTGAAAAGAAATGTGGTAAAATAATTGTTTTAGGTGGTGCTTGCTGCAAAAACTTAGATAAGTTTTTTAAAACAGAGAGATATAAAATAAAAAGATTTAAACATTGTTTTGAAATGATTGTTAATAAAGATATTGTGGAATATTTTATTAACCAGAAATCATATGTTGTTTCATCTGGATGGCTTGAAAATTGGAGAAAAAATGTTGAACAAATGAGAGCGTATAAAGAAAGTGGAAAAATGCTTTTTTTGGATTCAGCGAGGAAAATAACACTTTTAGATACTGGGATATATGAAAATAGCATGGATAAACTTCAGGAATTTGGGGAGTTTGTAAATTTGCCTTATGATTATATTCCTGTTGGGATGGATTTTGCTAGTTCGCTTATATCAAACAATATTTTAGAATGGAAATTAGAAGCGGCTAAGAGGAAAAATATTGATTTATTAGCAAAAAATAATTCCAAGCTTGCAGATCAGGCTATAGTGTTTGAGCTTTTATGTGAGTTAACATATGCAGTGACAGAAAAAGAAGCTATTGAGAATGTAGTGAATTTATTTGATTTATTTTATGAATCAGAACGGTCTGTTTATATTCCATTTAATGATGATAATTCAATAGAATCAAGTAAAGAATTATATGATTTTGATGGAGAATGTGTATGGAATGATACAAAAAATGGATTCATATTGAAAATAGCGTATAAAAATAAAGTATTAGGAATAATGAAAATTTATGGAGTTGAGGACGTAAGCAAAAAAGAATATTATATGAATTTTGCAATGATTATTGGCAGAGTGTGTGGTCTTTCAATTTCAAATTCAAGAAGATATGATAGACAAAAAGAAGTAGAAAAGCTGCTTAATCAGGAAAACGAAAAAACATCATGTATTTTAAGCAGTATTAATGAATGTGTGAGTGTAGTTGATTCTGAATATAAATTTATATACAATAATTGTGCTTCACGTAAAATTTTAAATGTAGATAAAGCAGTAGATAGAAATATATTTGATTTTATTCATCCCAAGCACCATGAAAATGTGTTAAAAACACTAAAAAATTTATTATGCAATAAGGAAGAAGTATGTTTGCGTGAAATGGAGTTAACGCCTCATAATAAAGAAAGTATTTTGGTTGAAACATCGTCTAGAGCGATTAAATATGATGGAAATTGGTGCATACTTAATGTTAGTAGGGATATTACAGAGCGTAAAAGAGCTGAAGAACTTAGAGAGAAGCTTATAGAGCAAAGCAAATTATTAAATGAAACGCTAGAATATGATAGATTGAAAAATGAGTTTTTCGCAAACTTATCACATGAACTTAGAACGCCGTTAAATGTGCTATATAGCACACTGCAATTATTAAATATAACATCCACAGATGAGAATGAGGAAAGAGTTAAGAGATATTATAATATTATGAAGCAGAACTGTTTCAGATTATTAAGACTTATAAACAACCTAATTGATGCAACTAAAATAGATTCTGGTTTTTATAAGATTAATCTTAAAAATCAAGATATTATTTCAATAATAGAGGATATAGTATTATCTGTAGTGGAATATGTTAATAAAAATGAGATAGAAATTATTTTTGATACAGATCTAGAAGAAAGAATAATGGCTTGCGATGCTGATAAGATTGAAAGGATTATTCTTAATCTCTTATCTAATGCCATAAAATTCACTCCAAGTAATGGTAAGATTTTTTTGAATATTAAAAATACTGAAAAAACTATTTTAGTATCCGTAAAAGATACAGGAATTGGAATCCCAATTGAAATGCAAAAAAACATTTTTAATAGATTTGTACAGGTGGATAAATCACTTTCGAGGAATAGAGAGGGAAGTGGTATTGGTCTTTCGCTTGTTAAATCACTTATAGAATTACATGGTGGCTCAATTTGGGTTGAAAGCGAATGTAATATGGGTACTGAATTTATCTTTGAACTTCCAGTTCGAATTTTAGAAAATCAAGAATATGATATTAGAGATGTTAGTATTGCGAATGAAGATAAGATACAGAGAATAAGTATAGAGTTTTCGGATATATATGATTAA
- a CDS encoding EFR1 family ferrodoxin (N-terminal region resembles flavodoxins. C-terminal ferrodoxin region binds two 4Fe-4S clusters.), with the protein MTIEKNTILYFSGTGNSFQVARDIDAEIGDFDLCQISSLITEEKIKVESKILGIVFPVYYARLPLIVEKLVNKLEISSDTYIFAVATHGGGPASVLVKLKKMLQNNGAVLNSGFLIHMPGNNICAYAPSSIEKQNKLFEKESEKVKKIADIIKERKDSKCECSKLIVDTVIDKLFIKVTDKIMDNLHSRDEKFWVNDNCTSCKLCEKICPVNNIEFNSDKPTWKHNCEMCMACIQHCPKEAIQWGDKTEARKRYRNPNLSSKKIAEN; encoded by the coding sequence ATGACAATAGAAAAGAATACGATATTATATTTTTCAGGGACAGGCAACAGTTTTCAGGTGGCTAGAGATATAGATGCTGAAATAGGAGACTTTGATTTGTGTCAAATATCTTCACTTATAACAGAAGAAAAAATAAAAGTTGAATCAAAGATACTTGGAATAGTATTCCCTGTGTATTATGCACGTTTGCCGCTGATAGTAGAAAAACTTGTTAACAAACTTGAAATTAGTTCAGATACTTATATTTTTGCAGTAGCAACTCATGGGGGAGGACCTGCTAGTGTGTTGGTTAAGTTGAAGAAAATGCTACAAAATAATGGTGCAGTTCTTAATTCAGGTTTCTTAATTCATATGCCAGGAAATAATATTTGTGCATATGCTCCTAGTTCTATTGAGAAACAAAATAAGCTTTTTGAAAAAGAATCAGAGAAAGTTAAAAAGATAGCAGATATAATTAAAGAAAGAAAAGATTCTAAGTGTGAATGTAGTAAATTAATAGTCGATACAGTAATTGATAAACTTTTTATTAAGGTTACCGATAAGATAATGGACAATTTACATTCAAGAGATGAGAAGTTTTGGGTTAATGATAATTGTACTAGCTGTAAATTATGTGAGAAAATTTGCCCAGTTAATAATATAGAATTTAATTCAGACAAACCAACATGGAAACACAATTGTGAAATGTGCATGGCTTGTATTCAACATTGCCCTAAGGAAGCAATTCAATGGGGAGATAAAACCGAGGCAAGAAAGAGATATAGAAATCCTAATTTATCATCTAAGAAAATAGCAGAAAATTAA
- a CDS encoding PAS domain-containing sensor histidine kinase: MIKNLRKKINSRQEVLSQVLYKTLISVSLGFIGFIGTFFALRLKVDQFNLDFLWSLIFPMLVTQAWGVKYGILSSVIGLSAFHSFYLWQNEGWGCFVSFLIIIVWFILHGYGAEKRKQSKMYLYNIYFIEIFCLLINLILYFFLFPLSINYNQHSWYNEAITTVNIGDLYIFFIKRIIQDFFILTGCDTLLLLPNVKRLFLFNVESKSRYNGTILARTLTICIIFCFLSVFVEYLLYLRDNPFELCQIVDARDVIHFIILIMFCMVTGSATIRYLEKKQKAEELARQSERKYNDIFENIVNIYSETLINGTIVEMSPSVKKILGYEQHEVIGKNIGIIYTELKLRKQILKRLLEETNIENIELEGRKKDGTKCILLVNFRLVNTDDGLRKIISIGRDVTDYVEAKRKETEIQEEYKIIFNKMLEGMIVSEFIYDENGELVDAIATKANQAIGKHLGLKVSDVIGNTYIKSFDGNKSTLKKLHNILNTDIPLKYEAFTQRFNRYLLLNVFKLNDKQIGIMFHDISDLKQLEVNQREMAERLEAVFESTDDGIYSVDRNYRILNFNSSLKEYMKRSYDVEIEKGQSILELIPDEVAHEWKSFYDNAMSRGRYSFEYYTNNDNRYIEVFFSPIYHDGQICGTAVFSKDITKRKKAELEIIRINKELEQLVEKRTMDLRSTLKELEAFTYTVSHDLKSPLRAIEGYSRIILEDYEETLEKEAVNMITNIVNVSSDMIKLIDRVLQYSITSKESIKKEKVDIKEMLINVFNELKTICVERNIKFSIETAIPTVNADQTLIRQVVYNILSNAVKFTKNKDIAIISVGCLQNYNEQIFYIEDNGTGFDMKYSKKLFTMFQRLHNKEEYDGSGIGLAIVRKIIQKHGGRTWIESKLNKGTKVYFTLPIEECD; encoded by the coding sequence ATGATAAAGAATCTAAGAAAGAAAATAAATTCAAGGCAAGAGGTATTATCTCAGGTTTTGTATAAAACATTAATTTCAGTTAGCTTAGGTTTTATAGGCTTTATTGGAACATTTTTTGCATTAAGATTAAAAGTGGATCAATTTAATTTAGATTTTCTTTGGAGTTTGATTTTTCCTATGCTTGTCACCCAAGCATGGGGAGTAAAATATGGGATTTTAAGTTCAGTTATTGGATTAAGTGCATTTCATTCTTTTTATCTTTGGCAAAATGAAGGCTGGGGTTGTTTTGTTAGTTTTTTAATCATCATTGTTTGGTTTATATTACATGGATATGGAGCAGAGAAAAGAAAACAATCTAAAATGTATCTCTATAATATTTATTTTATTGAGATATTTTGTTTGTTAATAAACTTAATATTGTACTTTTTTTTATTTCCGCTGTCAATAAATTACAATCAGCATTCTTGGTATAATGAGGCTATTACTACTGTTAATATAGGTGACCTTTATATATTTTTTATAAAAAGAATAATTCAAGATTTTTTTATCCTTACTGGATGCGATACGTTACTATTATTACCAAATGTGAAAAGATTATTTTTATTTAATGTAGAAAGTAAATCAAGGTATAATGGGACTATTTTAGCAAGGACGTTGACTATCTGTATAATATTTTGTTTTCTTTCAGTATTTGTAGAATATTTATTATATTTGAGAGATAATCCATTTGAATTATGTCAAATTGTTGATGCAAGAGATGTAATACATTTTATTATTCTTATAATGTTTTGTATGGTTACAGGAAGCGCTACTATCCGTTACCTTGAGAAAAAACAGAAGGCAGAGGAACTTGCTAGACAAAGCGAGAGAAAATATAATGATATTTTTGAAAATATAGTGAACATTTATAGTGAGACGTTAATTAATGGAACAATAGTTGAAATGTCTCCTTCTGTGAAAAAAATTTTAGGATACGAGCAGCATGAAGTTATAGGGAAAAATATAGGAATAATCTATACAGAACTTAAGCTTAGAAAACAAATATTAAAGCGTTTGTTAGAAGAAACAAATATTGAAAACATAGAGCTTGAGGGGAGAAAGAAGGATGGTACGAAATGTATCTTACTAGTAAATTTTAGATTAGTTAATACAGACGATGGATTAAGAAAGATTATTAGTATTGGAAGAGATGTGACTGATTATGTAGAAGCTAAAAGAAAGGAAACTGAGATACAAGAAGAATATAAGATTATTTTCAATAAAATGCTTGAGGGAATGATAGTAAGTGAGTTTATATACGATGAAAATGGTGAACTTGTAGATGCAATAGCAACCAAAGCAAATCAAGCAATTGGGAAACATCTAGGTTTAAAGGTTTCTGATGTTATTGGTAATACATATATAAAATCCTTTGATGGAAATAAATCAACTCTGAAGAAGCTTCATAATATATTAAACACTGATATTCCATTGAAATATGAGGCTTTCACACAAAGATTTAATCGATATTTATTATTAAATGTTTTTAAACTTAATGACAAACAGATAGGTATAATGTTTCATGACATCTCTGATTTAAAGCAGTTAGAGGTAAATCAGAGAGAAATGGCAGAACGTCTAGAAGCAGTTTTTGAAAGTACTGATGATGGGATATATTCAGTAGATAGGAATTATCGCATTTTAAATTTTAATTCATCATTAAAAGAGTATATGAAACGAAGCTATGATGTTGAGATTGAGAAGGGGCAAAGCATATTGGAACTTATACCAGATGAAGTTGCACATGAATGGAAATCTTTTTATGACAATGCAATGAGTAGGGGAAGATATAGTTTCGAATATTATACTAATAATGATAATAGATATATTGAAGTATTCTTTAGTCCTATATATCACGATGGGCAAATCTGCGGAACGGCTGTATTTTCTAAGGATATTACTAAAAGAAAAAAAGCCGAACTGGAGATTATAAGGATTAACAAAGAACTGGAACAGCTTGTAGAAAAACGTACTATGGATCTTAGAAGTACTTTAAAAGAACTAGAAGCTTTCACTTATACAGTTTCACATGATTTGAAATCACCTTTAAGGGCAATTGAAGGATATAGTAGGATAATTCTTGAGGATTACGAAGAAACTCTTGAAAAAGAAGCTGTAAATATGATAACTAATATTGTTAATGTGAGCAGCGATATGATAAAACTCATAGACAGAGTGCTGCAATATTCAATTACTTCTAAAGAAAGTATTAAAAAGGAAAAAGTAGATATAAAGGAAATGTTAATAAATGTATTTAATGAATTAAAGACAATCTGTGTGGAAAGAAATATTAAATTTAGTATAGAAACAGCAATACCAACTGTAAATGCAGATCAAACTCTCATAAGGCAGGTAGTTTATAATATACTTAGCAATGCTGTAAAATTTACAAAAAACAAGGATATTGCAATTATTAGTGTAGGTTGTTTACAAAATTATAATGAACAAATTTTCTATATAGAAGATAATGGAACTGGCTTTGATATGAAATACTCTAAGAAGCTTTTTACTATGTTTCAAAGGCTTCATAATAAAGAAGAATATGATGGGAGTGGAATTGGATTAGCCATCGTACGTAAAATAATCCAAAAACATGGAGGAAGGACTTGGATAGAGAGCAAGTTAAATAAAGGTACTAAAGTTTATTTTACTCTACCTATTGAGGAATGTGATTAA
- a CDS encoding galactose ABC transporter substrate-binding protein translates to MKTLTRALSFITILFLMSGLLINLNKKNIKIVSAETAPAKVAVFLLDFNDDFIAEIADNLKAVQNENSGKVEYTFYDGKSDQSVQNAQIEKALDEGVDLVLLNIVDRANAQNVMNRIKEHNVPVILFNREPVSPVPIKSYGKAIYIGTDGAQAGALEAKMVIDAWNASSQYIDKNNDKIMQYVMLQGEADNSEALQRTKSAVSTIDKSGISAQQVALIADWREDLAYNATKQLYERYKDQIEVIIANDDTMALGAIKALQEYGYNNGDISKTIPVVGVDATPPAKELIQKGQMLGSVYQDARAYAEALYLTGMNMISGKNPIEGTKYIFDYTQVSIRLPQTKYFYRNMFTGGNAIEGTIETNDNQ, encoded by the coding sequence ATGAAAACACTAACGAGGGCATTATCGTTTATTACAATCTTATTTTTAATGAGTGGCTTGTTAATAAACCTTAATAAAAAAAATATTAAAATTGTATCAGCAGAGACCGCGCCTGCTAAAGTAGCTGTATTTTTATTAGATTTTAATGATGATTTTATAGCAGAAATCGCTGACAATTTAAAAGCTGTTCAAAATGAAAACTCTGGCAAAGTTGAATATACTTTTTATGATGGAAAATCAGATCAATCAGTTCAAAATGCACAAATTGAAAAAGCATTAGATGAAGGTGTTGACCTTGTATTATTAAATATAGTTGACAGAGCAAATGCTCAAAATGTTATGAATAGAATCAAGGAACACAATGTTCCAGTAATATTATTCAATAGAGAACCTGTTTCACCAGTACCTATAAAATCTTATGGTAAGGCTATATATATAGGTACAGATGGAGCTCAAGCTGGCGCTCTTGAAGCAAAGATGGTTATTGATGCATGGAATGCTAGCAGTCAATATATTGATAAAAATAACGATAAAATAATGCAATATGTTATGTTACAAGGCGAAGCTGATAATTCAGAAGCACTGCAAAGAACAAAATCAGCTGTTTCAACTATTGATAAATCTGGAATTTCAGCACAACAAGTAGCATTAATTGCTGACTGGCGTGAGGATTTAGCTTATAATGCTACCAAGCAACTATATGAAAGATATAAAGATCAAATTGAAGTAATAATTGCAAATGACGATACAATGGCTCTTGGTGCTATTAAAGCTTTACAAGAATACGGTTATAATAATGGAGATATTTCAAAAACAATTCCAGTTGTTGGAGTTGATGCTACTCCACCAGCTAAAGAATTAATACAAAAAGGACAAATGTTAGGTTCAGTTTATCAAGACGCCAGGGCTTATGCAGAAGCTTTGTATTTAACTGGAATGAATATGATTTCTGGAAAAAATCCCATTGAAGGCACAAAATACATATTCGACTATACACAAGTTTCAATTCGTCTTCCTCAAACCAAATATTTTTATAGAAACATGTTTACTGGTGGGAATGCCATTGAAGGTACTATTGAGACAAATGACAATCAATAA